Below is a genomic region from Lineus longissimus chromosome 16, tnLinLong1.2, whole genome shotgun sequence.
TCTAACGAAGGAAAGACCCCAGCTTAGAAGTCAGTGATACTACGACAGATATATTGATCTCTTATTTACCTGTGGATATGTCATGACCTCAAGAGTACTCTCGTATGCTGATCGCAATGAGGCAAAGCTGATGAGAACGTCAGCATCAGGATGTTTCTTCATCGCATCATCCATGTTCTTGTAGACAGGCAGCAGAATCTCCTTGTGGCCCCAGTAGAACTTCTGCTTGTGATCACCTCTGAAATCAGAAAATCATTACAATAATGGTGGTTTTTATACAGCGCTTTCCAGTGACCTGAGTCTGTAGCAGGGCACCTCAGATGTCACTTTTACAGTTTCATTCATGAGCTAGACCATGTAATCTTGACTTGCTGAACTTCATCTTCCAGTCAGGACAGAAACTCGGGTCACAACTGTTGCAGGCACCAGTCTTAATATTTGGAAACTTACGTGAATGGGTAAATCATGCATGCAACTGACGGCTCCTTCCTCCGGCAGACGTGATCAAAATCCATCATGCTCTGGACGGCACGAGGCTGCATGCCCCAGATGATACACCTCGTACGATTGGTGAATGTCTTGTTGGGGTTACTGCTGCTCGTACTGTCACCTGACGCTGGCGTCGCTGCAGAATTATTTGAAGAGATTTTGCGGCTTGGAGACGTGGGTTCAAGTTCGGAATTCTTGCGGCTTCCTGCTCCTGCAGCTGCAGTCTGCAAACATAAAGTAAGTCATGAAACCATTTATGACAACTGTTGAGATGACACTGTGGCATTTGCTCAATCGGCCAGAGGTATGAGTGTCGTAATATCAAGAAGGTGCATCACTAATGGTGACCACAATGATTAGACATAGTTTCCTTCTGCAATAGTTGTACGTGACTGTATGTTTACTTACCGCTCCAGACAGCAAGAAGTTAGCGGTCGTCTGTGTGGCCTCTGGCTTCGGCAGGACCAACCTCTTACCCAGGGCCATGCCGACAATGGCCGTCATATGGGTCTCGGGGCCATAAACATGGATCGGGACGCCGAGGTTTTCACCGAGCTCACTCATAACTCGGAGACCTTCCTGATAATTCGGACCACCTCGTCTGACAAAGATGGACACTTGGTGATCGATGAGTTTGTCTTTGAATTCTTTTAGAGCTCGTACAATGCCCTGAAAGTGAGGATCGAATATGAGATAAAACATTCTTTTGTTAATATCTAGCAATTCTGGTTAGGTGTAACAACGACACTCAACTGTAAACATACAACATACACCAGCATTCTCTCTTTTGGACCCAGCCTCTTTACCAGAATTCATAATTCAATGATTATTTATAATTTCTGAAAAAACTTTTAGAACGTGATTGTGTACCTTGAATGTGGCAGCGACGTTGGTAAAGTTGGCAATACCACCTCCAATGATGAGCACTTTACCTGACGAAAGAGAAAAGTTGAATGAAGATCCATGACTTGTATTCTAAATCAGGCCAggatgcaatgaaaattgatctGAAAGGCCCTCTGCTACACTATTAGTTACTCCTAAAACGTGACTCTACTTTCTCATGTCTTCGAATTCAGTGTAGTTCGGGCAGTACTGAGGGTAATCCCGTCACTCACAACATGTGACAGGGTCATCTCACTTGTTCCATTATTCTTCTAACACCATCAATAGACACAACAGTTTCAGCAGATATTCATTTTATGACTAGAAACTACTTTAAAGAACAAATACAACCATTCCTAGTACACACATATTCAGAACATAATACAAAGATACAATATATGACAACAAAAGACTACTGTATACATTGCAATCAGTGGTTGTCACGCACAAAAGAAAACAGAGCAGTTCCGAAATGAAGTAAACAAAGATGTTTCTAACTAAAGATTGTTATCAGGGGTCGAGGGAGGTTATTTTTACTGAGGATTAGGACTGGGAAGTGGGACTGTGTATCAGGCTACTGTTGTGGGCATCTGAACAATCTATGGAGTCAAACATGTAATTTCTTGATTGTAGCCTACTAGTTCTGGCGGATTGGGACTCTAGTCATTTTTCATTACAGTGAATGGTTTTGGGATGAAAAAGTAATGCACAGAGACTGTAATTCTGGAACACCTGACAATACAGCATAACTCAACTGATAAGACACATGGTGAATTCAAATTATTTCACATGCACACTCATGACAACATTCATTAAGACACTCATGTGTCAATACAAGATACCTTTCAACCCTTTCCATCCAAGCGGATAGTCTTTAAAGGCAAGAAATTATACAGATGATAGTGGATGGTATCTGGCCAAGTAACGCAATCAGTGTTAGAGACCTATGATAGTAGCATTGCACTTAAAAAGCAATTACTACCAAGGTCAATTGAGCAACAAGGCTATGAGCTCCAACATCAACAAGAAATAGCAGCAGCATATTCATATTTGTGACAGGAAAGGTGTGAAGGTGTGTCGCCAATCAATATAGAAATCAAACAAATCAAGTGGTAGAGTGAGCAATCCTGGACTCAGTTATGAAGGCCTACTTCAGCAGAGCAGGAGAGAAGTCTTAAAGATAGTGACATGCATCAAACCAGAGAATGACCAGGGATTATGATAGATTTCACACCGGAAAGGAAAGAAGGCTGAAGGAATCAAGGTGGAAGTATTCTCATTAGATTTATTAAGGAAAGTCTATTTGTATTGGACTATTTCAGGAGATTTTCGCTACCAGTCGGGAAAGACTGTAGAATTAGGAGAAACTCTATCCATGCTATCATAAGGTTATGTTGTAATTCGGATAGCCATTAACCAATATTCACCGCGTTTAACATATTCACTGATATTAGTGACAGGGTCAATGTTGTGTGCTGCAAAAATATGTAAGATTTCAATGAAAATTAAAGAAGTTAAGAGTCGGGACTTGGATCTTGTGAGTCGCCTAAACAAGATATCTTTCTACCATCTTTGAAGGCAATAGTGATATCATTTGATTTCATCACTTCAGTTTACCACGGCAATCAAATAGGGCGGCTCACCAACAGCTTTCGAAATTGTCTTGGAAGGAATAAACCAAATTATGACCAGACAGCACcaaagtgtttgtttttcaggtaACACTATGTTTTTCAGGTAACAGTATGTTACACATTTTTTCACAGGGAAGAGAAGTATTGAGAGACTGTTAGTCCAAGAAGTTCCACTCGTAGTGTTAACTCAGCATACACGGGCATTTTTGTTTTGTAAGTTTCTAGGTGTTATCCGAACCTACCTTCTCCCCTCTTGATCTTTGTCATCAAACCGAGGACCGTCTTGGCGTATTCATATGTCTGTTGCTCACTAGGGGCGCCACTGTATTCACCGTAGTTGGCTAACTCAGCAGCACCTCCCATGTCACAGATAGTATCACTGGAAGAAAGACGATACAATGAGGGAACGTTCCGTGGGAATTCAATTCAACTCTTCAGTGTTTGTTCTACACCACATGGTGTTATTCTCCGGGGAGTATCACTTCTCAAAGGCAGAACGAGTGTCTTTACGTGCTACTcaggttaggcaccaattgggttaaTTGGCCTAGCGACAATCCTCCCCTCCCCCTGTTGGCATCCATGTGAGGTTTCATGTACTGTTATATGGGACTTTCACCCACTTACATCTCAGAACTCCTGCCATTGTATGTGCCTGGACGATCGTTGAGGTCTGAAGACAAATGTCTTCTCAGGATCCCCAGGTTTCGCCTTTGGACATATGGTGGCAGGAGCTTCACAGTCCAAGCATGCAGGCTGTGGAATAGCCTCAGTCCTGATCTGCAGAATGCAGTTAGTGAGCAAATCTTCAGACGGGGTCTTAAAACGCACCTTTTTCTAACTTGTTTTGGACCGCATTAGAGCAATTCTAAATTGGATTTTGCgggtataaatgtaaatttattatatattattattattattattaaaaatttattatcattatatgaTAGTGACTTACGCATAGATGACAGAGGCACCCCCTCCAGCCACCATGGTCCATATCCGTCCTCTAGGATTCAGGACTGTTAATTTCAGTGATGCTCCACTTTTTGCATCCAAGTCGGCAATATAGGCTTCCTGTAAAAGTCGGGGAATACTTGAGATactaaaacaaaacaacattatCTGCTCATATGAAGGATGGTCTGATACTATCTGATCACCCAAAATCTACTTGGGCAACTGATAATGCCAGGTATGAACATATTCAGTATATATTCGCAGCAGGGCCTGGATACAGATTTTTTAATGTTTCAACTAAGGAAGATGGACTCATGAATCTTGATAAATCAACACCACATGCTTGTCAAACATATCAAAGGGCCCGAGGCACCATTTCCACTTTCACAGCTAACCGCCCTAAGACGGCCAGCTGTTTGTGACACTTTGTATTTTGTTTATCATTGCTCCATCGACACAGATGTTTCCAACAATCATTGGGTATGGAAATATAGATTGAGAGAGAGTTCTCCTAGTCTTTAAAGTATGAGTAGCTAAGTCTAACATAACTGCATGTGAGCAAGGGCATGAACATAGTGGATCCTCAGCTTCAAACCAAATCTATCTACAGATACCTACGGGCCACAACTTAAGACTGGAAGATATGATACGGCCTTACCTCAGGGTACGCTTCCCGCCCAAACGGTGGTGGGAACTCAATCTCTCCCCACTTCTGTTTGCACAAATATTCGCCACACTGGTCGATCTTGGCGGCAACATCAAGGATGTGCACCTTTCCTTTGGTCACAACTGAAAAATAACAGAAGACAAGCTGATTACAAAGATGATCAAAGGGACACTGGCAAATAGTATGGTCAGGAGGTTATGTGTTCGGCCATGTTGAACTGATAAGAAGAAGATGACTTACCCAATGGGTTTATCTCAAGATATGTGAAGTGAAGATCAACGAAAAGCTTGTAGAGTGCCTCAATGAATGTGGACAGAACTCTGAAAATAACAACACAAGAATTTAGGCGCAATTGAACCTAATCAGTTTTTCAGAACTTTACAAGCCAATTCAATTGCATAATGCATATGTAATGTGAGACCATGTCGGTATCTGACCGGTATCTGCATCTCGACAGCCCTTGCCGAAGGTCACAAGCAATGTAGCATATTAGACACCCCCTTCTCGTTGTTATGTTAACTTACTCCTTCTTATCATCCGGGGCCTGTCCCAacaacttggccttgatatcagctgcagtgacctcatcactCCCGACCGGTATCTCCATCTTAACGGCCTTGGCGTCCACGTCACCGACGTCAACACCTCCTTCATGGTGGAAGAGGATTGTGTCCGAGTCACGGGAGGAGTAGATACAGGCGTAAAACTCTTCTTCCTAGAAAAACATAGAGGTTAAGACGTCAGATGATCCGAGTTGTGGGCCTAATACATGCAGCATTGAGGTCTATGGCATTGCAACACTGGCCAAATACTTCCATTTCTCACCACACAACTAAACTGCATACACTCAGTCTGCTCCACTACTGAGTCTTATCTTGAACAGTGCAATGATGGTCTCTTGTTTACCGCTCGATTGAATTCTTGATAGTGATAAACACGATATCCCGCAGGAGACAACACCTCGTGTCTTATGAATCGGATAAGACTCAATCATGAAAACTGTTGCGATCAATAGTGAGTATTGATGGTAGGGGTTGGCCGGGATGTATGTATGTTATAGTGAGGATTAACTCATGTAACCCCTTGCTAGGAGTATGATGGCCCATTCTAATATTGCATAAGGCTCTGTTGTATAGTGCGGGCCTACATGGGGGAACTAGGTCTTTTGTCCTCTGCAGACATAAGTCAATCGAATAGATGTAGATGTAATATAGATAGTAAGCTAGCATGTGTTGTAGGTTGACACCAGCTAAAGGACGCCTTTATCATGAATCAGGTTCCCTTGAAGAGGACACAGATGCCTCTTCATTCAGCCACAGTATTCATTCCTACCTGTTGATGTGCTACAAATGGCTCGATGATGAAATGCTTCAGCTTCCCAGTCGACACACCAATCTGAAACGATAGAGGCAAAACAGGTGTCTGAATCAGGAAAATTGCTTCGATTTTCAATTTCTCTATGCAAAGAATACAAGTAGCACCTAATCAATCAACAACATTGGCATGTCAAAAGAATGCTATCAGCAGCCCAGTATTGATCACAAGATGGTTCATCAATGTGATTGAGAGGAAAAGCAATCCTGATAATGACCCTCACTTATATTCACGGCAGGTTTGGGGCGGCCGCCATGTTAGATTGAATGGCCTGTTTTTTTACTGACCCCTTCATTATTCTGTACAGTTTGAACAAATTGAGGGTCATTTCAGCTTATGGTTCAGTACTACTGTACTTGCCAATAAATATCTAGGTCAGAAAATGTAACGTTTAAGATGAAAATGCCCAGCATGTTGCTACCTTTGACCAGTAACAGATGAGTAGAGGGTGGCATGatttaaaatcaaatcaaaacaggCACATATACCATGGCATGTTCGATAAGGACTGAATGATTGAATGAGTGCAACATGGCATGATTTTTTAATCAATATAACATGAATTGTGTGAATGAAATCAACAATTTGGTCCAGACAGCCACTTGACAAAGTTCAATGACATACACTTGAGCATATATTGACCTGACAAGTCAATTAATGGTTCTTTAATGATATAAATTGACGCTTAAAACTCAATGTTTTATTTTCCTTATTCACCTTTACAAACACTCCCTGATTTTTGCAACAATTACATCCCTCTTCTTGATTGCATATTTCTTAATTTGATAACACCTAAAGCTAACCATATCTTGGGCTGAACATGCAACTGGGGCAGTTTTTATGGTGACATCTATTCAGTGTCATAGCTGAGTTACAGGTCAAATATAAGGTGAAAGTCTCAAGACAACCGCAGGTTATTTCAAATCGTGAAGATAAGGTACCGTTCATGTGCACATGTATAGAATAGAATGCTTTATATTTCAATTGTAATGTCATATTGCTAACCTTTGACATGCAAGGCATGCCATGGTATCTGTAAGGTAATATTATCAAACCTATCATTCCACTGTCATATCCAATAAGTACAAAGTGCCTTGGTTTATCAAAGATAAACAGCCAGTACTAATATGCAATATACACCATGTCTATGCAGCACCCCTTGTTCAAAGGAATCATGGCTTATTCCTATTCAAACAGCATGGCAATCATAGTGAATCGCAGTGACTTACCAGGTTGACCAAGGTCACAAGTGATGTCTCAGCTGGTATTGAACCCACCAGATTGAGTCGGACCACCACTTGACCACAACAAAGATAACCCCTCAAAACTGCTACCTATATGAATTTATTGGTTCTAAAGTCATACTTATATCCTGCATTCAGACTCTTTCAGCATTGCTGATTTCAAGCTATTGATTTTCCTCCACAAATCCCTGTAGACTAGCTATAGCAATTGTCTGTTTGTGTGTTCATCGATGACACAGGCTACATAATCACGTTACGTATTTATTTAGCATGTAAatattgctattggtttcttgAAGGGGATGGTGATTAGCAAGCTCAATTAGCTAAGTGAGGGTCCCGATGGGGACATTTCCACACTATCAATATTTTAGTACATaggttttgtttgttttagcCTAGATAAGAAACATAGTgctcttttgattttgaaaatatccccAGCAGGATTCATTGTGATCATGCCATGGTTGGTACATGTCTACTAATACATAATCTTCCCCTTCTTTTAAACACTATGTCCTTCAATTGAATTATACACGTCTTGCTATCTTCTCAAGAGCTTCACCACACAAACCACTCCGCATATCATGCAACCAGTCACCTCCGCTATTGACTGATCAGATATCCCCACCCACACAGCCTCCAGTCCTCACCATCAGATACAGGCTGAACGGATTACCATGGAAACCATGAATTGATAAATTGAACCTGGATGGCGAGTAGTTTGCACAAATTACTGCCTTCTTTCTAAGCGTTTCTTGACACTGGGTGAAAATCATcaccaaatacagtggaacctcccttagcagagacctctctattaaggacaacccctcaattaaggacactaggtttggttccaaattggcggtttccattcaatttgacctctctaatcaggatacctctctattaaggacagcacttgtcagtcccgagggtgtccttaatagagaggttctactgtacattgtacatgaaagAGCATGGTAGGCAAAGTTAACCCATTCACTTCTTCCTGAGTCATTGTTGCAATTCTCTAGTCAGATTCGGATATGTTTTAAAATGGATCCTACCTTGAAATCCAGACCCAATTTCCCTTTCAGCCATTCTTTGACTTCAGCATAATCAGCATTAACTTTGATCAGCCCGAGCTTGCCACGTCTCTTGATCAGCTGGTCAGGTTTCACAATCAATTTCTGAAAGAAGTTTTTCACGATACAATTAATTATAATGCAAAATGCACCAGACCAAGGAAGAAAAATGCCTTCAATCATGCATGAGCTACAAACCACTGAGACAGAGATTAAAGTGCGGCTCAGAGTTCCAAAGTATAGTGTACTACGTAGTGTATTATTTTGCTATTATTTTGAAATCACTTGTGAAGGACACCCTCGACAtctgtttttgaaaaatcaatatTGTCATGATATCATGTGCACAGCTCAAAAGTGATGTGTATGGCAAAAGCCAtgcattgtaggcctaccataaATGAGGGTCCTTTTGACTTTCTGTTTGCTGCTaattttcaaaacaatcatTTCTAAATGTCCACATAGTCAAAAGTTGACAAAGTATAAAGACGTCACAGAGCGCAGTGCTGTTGAACGAATATAACGTCACTGTCTTGCTGTCCAAGAGTGACAATGTATTTGCCGTCCAATatgcaggtgatgacgtcacctcTCACCAAATTCAACCAACTTACTTCAGCCAGCAGCCACGGGTGTTCCAATGACAAATTCTCAAACTGAGTATCTTCTTTTACTTCAGCTGATTTGTTTTGGATCGTGTCAGGATGACCCAGGTATTTATTGAATAAATCTTTGGCAGTGATTTCCCAGACAGCCTTGGCGGACATGATGGTACCTTATGTAATCTGTACTACAATGAGAAAAGTGAGAACATTGTTAGCGCGTCACCAGAGTTATCATGAGGGCATTATGTGATGTACATTGGCAGGAGAAAGTCAATCTCATCCTTACGTTGATGACGTTAAATACAACGTCATTCGTCAACGACCTCAACACTAGTCACTAGATTATCTAGACAGTAGTAGGAGTAACACAGTCACTAATGCAGTGACAACACTGTCATTACAATGTCAACAGAGTCAACGTCACAGCGGGACGGATCAATTAATTATGCTGATTACATCTGATTAAAATCAAACAGGATAAGTAAGGATGGTTTACTCAATAGGCAGacccacatatacatgtacattgcattgaCATTGTACATGTCTCGTACACTCTGCATGCATTCGACGAGGTTCAATGCACCGGCAAGTTAAGTTGGCACTGAAAAGTCAGCACCTTATTCTGTATTTTGCAGAATTCCTACCATGAAAAATTATATTACTTACCAGACAACTTATGAAACATATAACGAAGAGGTATAAGTAAAGATCTGGCCGATCGGGCGACAAAATCGGGATGAAATCAGTGATTTATTGGGAGACGAACTATCACGCCACATAAACACGCCACGTAACCTCGAACCCAGCTAGCAGACCACTTTTACGACATTACTGAAGTGGATATTGAAAAAACTCATTCACAATATCAATTGATTTTGATCAATTAATTAAGATCTTCATATATGTTTGTTGGCAATTATTTGTACCTGATAATTTTAAGTACTTTTTTAACTGTCAAATTTACGACACTCAATTAACGTGCCACGCCCCCTTTAAACCAATTAGGGAATCAACTGATCAACAAACCTTACTCCCTCATGTTTACATTCCCTTTTATCTCACCTTA
It encodes:
- the LOC135500120 gene encoding ATP-citrate synthase-like isoform X4, coding for MSAKAVWEITAKDLFNKYLGHPDTIQNKSAEVKEDTQFENLSLEHPWLLAEKLIVKPDQLIKRRGKLGLIKVNADYAEVKEWLKGKLGLDFKIGVSTGKLKHFIIEPFVAHQQEEEFYACIYSSRDSDTILFHHEGGVDVGDVDAKAVKMEIPVGSDEVTAADIKAKLLGQAPDDKKEVLSTFIEALYKLFVDLHFTYLEINPLVVTKGKVHILDVAAKIDQCGEYLCKQKWGEIEFPPPFGREAYPEEAYIADLDAKSGASLKLTVLNPRGRIWTMVAGGGASVIYADTICDMGGAAELANYGEYSGAPSEQQTYEYAKTVLGLMTKIKRGEGKVLIIGGGIANFTNVAATFKGIVRALKEFKDKLIDHQVSIFVRRGGPNYQEGLRVMSELGENLGVPIHVYGPETHMTAIVGMALGKRLVLPKPEATQTTANFLLSGATAAAGAGSRKNSELEPTSPSRKISSNNSAATPASGDSTSSSNPNKTFTNRTRCIIWGMQPRAVQSMMDFDHVCRRKEPSVACMIYPFTGDHKQKFYWGHKEILLPVYKNMDDAMKKHPDADVLISFASLRSAYESTLEVMTYPQIKTIAIIAEGIPENLTRKINKLAVDKGICIIGPATVGGIKPGCFKIGNTGGMMDNILASKLYRPGSIAYVSRSGGMSNELNNIIALNANGVYEGVAIGGDRYPGTTFMDHMVRYHDDPAVKMIVLLGEVGGTEEYKIIEAIKSGRLHKPLVAWCIGTCAKMFTSEVQFGHAGSCANADAETATAKNVALKEVGAHVPDNFDELGDVIKQVYDKLLEEGVVVLQEEIPPPAVPMDYNWARELGIIRKPASFMTSICDERGQELLYAGMPITEVFKEDMGIGGVLSLLWFQRRLPKWACKFIEMCLMITADHGPAVSGAHNTIVCARAGKDLISCLASGLLTIGERFGGALDDAARQFSEAYDSNQIPMEFVNSMRKKGQLIMGIGHRVKSINNPDMRVEILKKFASENFPSTPLLNYAYEVEKITTSKRPNLILNVDGFIGVAMVDLLRICGCFTTEEAREFVEVGALNALFVLGRSMGFIGHYLDQKRLKQGLYRHPWDDISYVLPEVYGGQNTE
- the LOC135500120 gene encoding ATP-citrate synthase-like isoform X3; protein product: MSAKAVWEITAKDLFNKYLGHPDTIQNKSAEVKEDTQFENLSLEHPWLLAEKLIVKPDQLIKRRGKLGLIKVNADYAEVKEWLKGKLGLDFKIGVSTGKLKHFIIEPFVAHQQEEEFYACIYSSRDSDTILFHHEGGVDVGDVDAKAVKMEIPVGSDEVTAADIKAKLLGQAPDDKKEVLSTFIEALYKLFVDLHFTYLEINPLVVTKGKVHILDVAAKIDQCGEYLCKQKWGEIEFPPPFGREAYPEEAYIADLDAKSGASLKLTVLNPRGRIWTMVAGGGASVIYADTICDMGGAAELANYGEYSGAPSEQQTYEYAKTVLGLMTKIKRGEDYPLGWKGLKGKVLIIGGGIANFTNVAATFKGIVRALKEFKDKLIDHQVSIFVRRGGPNYQEGLRVMSELGENLGVPIHVYGPETHMTAIVGMALGKRLVLPKPEATQTTANFLLSGATAAAGAGSRKNSELEPTSPSRKISSNNSAATPASGDSTSSSNPNKTFTNRTRCIIWGMQPRAVQSMMDFDHVCRRKEPSVACMIYPFTGDHKQKFYWGHKEILLPVYKNMDDAMKKHPDADVLISFASLRSAYESTLEVMTYPQIKTIAIIAEGIPENLTRKINKLAVDKGICIIGPATVGGIKPGCFKIGNTGGMMDNILASKLYRPGSIAYVSRSGGMSNELNNIIALNANGVYEGVAIGGDRYPGTTFMDHMVRYHDDPAVKMIVLLGEVGGTEEYKIIEAIKSGRLHKPLVAWCIGTCAKMFTSEVQFGHAGSCANADAETATAKNVALKEVGAHVPDNFDELGDVIKQVYDKLLEEGVVVLQEEIPPPAVPMDYNWARELGIIRKPASFMTSICDERGQELLYAGMPITEVFKEDMGIGGVLSLLWFQRRLPKWACKFIEMCLMITADHGPAVSGAHNTIVCARAGKDLISCLASGLLTIGERFGGALDDAARQFSEAYDSNQIPMEFVNSMRKKGQLIMGIGHRVKSINNPDMRVEILKKFASENFPSTPLLNYAYEVEKITTSKRPNLILNVDGFIGVAMVDLLRICGCFTTEEAREFVEVGALNALFVLGRSMGFIGHYLDQKRLKQGLYRHPWDDISYVLPEVYGGQNTE
- the LOC135500120 gene encoding ATP-citrate synthase-like isoform X1 gives rise to the protein MSAKAVWEITAKDLFNKYLGHPDTIQNKSAEVKEDTQFENLSLEHPWLLAEKLIVKPDQLIKRRGKLGLIKVNADYAEVKEWLKGKLGLDFKIGVSTGKLKHFIIEPFVAHQQEEEFYACIYSSRDSDTILFHHEGGVDVGDVDAKAVKMEIPVGSDEVTAADIKAKLLGQAPDDKKEVLSTFIEALYKLFVDLHFTYLEINPLVVTKGKVHILDVAAKIDQCGEYLCKQKWGEIEFPPPFGREAYPEEAYIADLDAKSGASLKLTVLNPRGRIWTMVAGGGASVIYADTICDMGGAAELANYGEYSGAPSEQQTYEYAKTVLGLMTKIKRGEAHNIDPVTNISEYVKRGKVLIIGGGIANFTNVAATFKGIVRALKEFKDKLIDHQVSIFVRRGGPNYQEGLRVMSELGENLGVPIHVYGPETHMTAIVGMALGKRLVLPKPEATQTTANFLLSGATAAAGAGSRKNSELEPTSPSRKISSNNSAATPASGDSTSSSNPNKTFTNRTRCIIWGMQPRAVQSMMDFDHVCRRKEPSVACMIYPFTGDHKQKFYWGHKEILLPVYKNMDDAMKKHPDADVLISFASLRSAYESTLEVMTYPQIKTIAIIAEGIPENLTRKINKLAVDKGICIIGPATVGGIKPGCFKIGNTGGMMDNILASKLYRPGSIAYVSRSGGMSNELNNIIALNANGVYEGVAIGGDRYPGTTFMDHMVRYHDDPAVKMIVLLGEVGGTEEYKIIEAIKSGRLHKPLVAWCIGTCAKMFTSEVQFGHAGSCANADAETATAKNVALKEVGAHVPDNFDELGDVIKQVYDKLLEEGVVVLQEEIPPPAVPMDYNWARELGIIRKPASFMTSICDERGQELLYAGMPITEVFKEDMGIGGVLSLLWFQRRLPKWACKFIEMCLMITADHGPAVSGAHNTIVCARAGKDLISCLASGLLTIGERFGGALDDAARQFSEAYDSNQIPMEFVNSMRKKGQLIMGIGHRVKSINNPDMRVEILKKFASENFPSTPLLNYAYEVEKITTSKRPNLILNVDGFIGVAMVDLLRICGCFTTEEAREFVEVGALNALFVLGRSMGFIGHYLDQKRLKQGLYRHPWDDISYVLPEVYGGQNTE
- the LOC135500120 gene encoding ATP-citrate synthase-like isoform X2 yields the protein MSAKAVWEITAKDLFNKYLGHPDTIQNKSAEVKEDTQFENLSLEHPWLLAEKLIVKPDQLIKRRGKLGLIKVNADYAEVKEWLKGKLGLDFKIGVSTGKLKHFIIEPFVAHQQEEEFYACIYSSRDSDTILFHHEGGVDVGDVDAKAVKMEIPVGSDEVTAADIKAKLLGQAPDDKKEVLSTFIEALYKLFVDLHFTYLEINPLVVTKGKVHILDVAAKIDQCGEYLCKQKWGEIEFPPPFGREAYPEEAYIADLDAKSGASLKLTVLNPRGRIWTMVAGGGASVIYADTICDMGGAAELANYGEYSGAPSEQQTYEYAKTVLGLMTKIKRGEAHNIDPVTNISEYVKRGKVLIIGGGIANFTNVAATFKGIVRALKEFKDKLIDHQVSIFVRRGGPNYQEGLRVMSELGENLGVPIHVYGPETHMTAIVGMALGKRLVLPKPEATQTTANFLLSGATAAAGAGSRKNSELEPTSPSRKISSNNSAATPASGDSTSSSNPNKTFTNRTRCIIWGMQPRAVQSMMDFDHVCRRKEPSVACMIYPFTGDHKQKFYWGHKEILLPVYKNMDDAMKKHPDADVLISFASLRSAYESTLEVMTYPQIKTIAIIAEGIPENLTRKINKLAVDKGICIIGPATVGGIKPGCFKIGNTGGMMDNILASKLYRPGSIAYVSRSGGMSNELNNIIALNANGVYEGVAIGGDRYPGTTFMDHMVRYHDDPAVKMIVLLGEVGGTEEYKIIEAIKSGRLHKPLVAWCIGTCAKMFTSEVQFGHAGSCANADAETATAKNVALKEVGAHVPDNFDELGDVIKQVYDKLLEEGVVVLQEEIPPPAVPMDYNWARELGIIRKPASFMTSICDERGQELLYAGMPITEVFKEDMGIGGVLSLLWFQRRLPKWACKFIEMCLMITADHGPAVSGAHNTIVCARAGKDLISCLASGLLTIGERFGGALDDAARQFSEAYDSNQIPMEFVNSMRKKGQLIMGIGHRVKSINNPDMRVEILKKFASENFPSTPLLNYAYEVEKITTSKRPNLILNVDGFIGVAMVDLLRICGCFTTEEAREFVEVGALNALFVLGRSMGFIGHYLDQKRLKQGLYRHPWDDISYVMPELYQDEDHV